The Enterococcus sp. 7F3_DIV0205 genome has a window encoding:
- the ileS gene encoding isoleucine--tRNA ligase, giving the protein MKMKETLQLGKTAFPMRGNLPNREVEWQKDWEEQKIYEKRQELNEGKPTFVLHDGPPYANGNIHLGHSLNKISKDIIIRSKSMSGFRSPYVPGWDTHGLPIEQVLTNKGIKRKEMTLAEYREKCEEYARSQVDTQRADFKRLGVAGDWEHPYITLDPSYEAAEIRVFGKMAEKGYIYKGLKPIYWSPSSESSLAEAEIEYKDVKSASIYVAFKVVDGKGILDTDTSFVIWTTTPWTLPANLGISVNPTYQYVVVKAYGKKYVVAKDLLDTVKEAIGWDDVEILETISGKDMEYMTAQHPFYDRTSLVMLGDHVTLDAGTGLVHTAPGHGEDDYIVSKKYNLDVLSPVDNRGVFTDEAPGFEGVFYDKANPMITALLDEKDALLKLDFFTHSYPHDWRTKKPVIYRATPQWFASIDKFRQNILDEVEKVDWILPWGKTRLYNMIRDRGDWVISRQRAWGVPLPIFYAENGEAIITPETIEHVANLFAEHGSNVWFKREAKELLPEGFTHPGSPNGEFTKETDIMDVWFDSGSSHEAVLRQRPELTFPADMYLEGSDQYRGWFNSSITTSVAINGVAPYKAVLSQGFTLDGEGRKMSKSLGNTILPDKVIKQMGADILRLWVSSVDYEADVRVSMDILNQVSEVYRKIRNTMRFLLANTNDFEPKEHTVAYEDLRSVDKYMVVRLNQVIKEIREKGYEKYNFMQIYRSVMNFLTVDLSSFYLDFAKDVVYIEAEDNYQRRCMQTVFYQIAVSLTKLLTPIIPHTSEEIWSFLKEEEDYVQLAEFPGYEEFANQQELLDTWAAFMDFRDNVLKALEEARNSKLIGKSLEAKVTVYPNEQIHELLTAVDADIAQLLIVSDFELAARTAEVPENVEKFDDMSILVEKAAGETCDRCRAVRTDVGEDEKLPHLCGRCATIVEENYPEAVAEGFEE; this is encoded by the coding sequence ATGAAAATGAAAGAAACGTTGCAATTGGGAAAAACAGCTTTTCCAATGCGTGGGAATTTGCCAAATCGTGAAGTAGAATGGCAAAAAGATTGGGAAGAACAAAAAATCTATGAAAAACGTCAAGAACTAAACGAAGGAAAACCAACATTTGTCCTTCATGATGGACCGCCATATGCCAATGGAAATATTCACTTGGGGCATTCATTAAATAAAATCAGTAAAGATATTATCATCCGTTCAAAATCTATGTCAGGTTTCCGTTCTCCATATGTCCCTGGTTGGGATACACATGGTCTACCAATCGAGCAAGTACTAACAAATAAAGGGATCAAAAGGAAAGAAATGACTTTAGCTGAATACCGTGAAAAATGTGAAGAGTATGCACGTTCACAAGTTGATACACAACGTGCAGATTTCAAACGTTTAGGTGTTGCTGGTGATTGGGAACATCCGTATATTACATTAGACCCTTCTTATGAAGCAGCAGAAATCCGTGTATTTGGAAAAATGGCTGAAAAAGGCTATATTTATAAAGGATTAAAACCAATTTATTGGTCTCCATCAAGTGAATCATCATTAGCAGAAGCGGAGATTGAATATAAAGATGTTAAATCAGCATCTATTTACGTTGCATTTAAAGTTGTTGACGGCAAAGGAATCCTAGATACGGATACTTCATTTGTAATCTGGACAACAACACCGTGGACACTTCCTGCAAACTTAGGAATTTCAGTGAACCCTACGTATCAATATGTTGTAGTCAAAGCATACGGTAAAAAATATGTTGTAGCCAAAGATCTTTTAGACACAGTAAAAGAAGCAATCGGTTGGGATGATGTTGAAATTCTTGAAACGATTTCTGGTAAAGATATGGAGTATATGACTGCTCAACATCCATTTTATGATCGTACATCATTAGTGATGCTAGGAGATCATGTAACCTTAGATGCTGGTACTGGTTTAGTTCATACCGCACCTGGTCATGGTGAAGATGATTACATCGTAAGCAAAAAATATAATTTAGATGTTCTTTCACCTGTGGATAATCGTGGTGTCTTTACTGATGAAGCACCTGGATTTGAAGGAGTTTTCTATGATAAAGCAAATCCAATGATCACAGCGTTATTGGATGAAAAAGATGCGCTATTAAAATTGGATTTCTTTACACATAGTTATCCACATGACTGGCGTACGAAAAAACCTGTTATTTACCGTGCAACACCGCAATGGTTTGCATCGATTGATAAATTCCGCCAAAACATCTTAGATGAAGTTGAAAAAGTTGACTGGATTCTTCCTTGGGGCAAAACACGTCTTTATAATATGATCCGTGACCGTGGTGACTGGGTAATCTCCCGTCAACGTGCGTGGGGTGTACCATTACCGATTTTCTATGCAGAAAATGGTGAAGCGATCATTACACCAGAAACAATCGAGCATGTAGCAAATTTATTTGCTGAGCATGGCTCAAATGTTTGGTTTAAACGTGAAGCGAAAGAGTTATTGCCAGAGGGCTTTACACATCCTGGTTCTCCAAATGGTGAATTTACAAAAGAAACAGACATTATGGATGTTTGGTTTGATTCTGGTTCATCTCATGAGGCTGTATTGCGTCAACGCCCAGAACTAACATTCCCAGCTGATATGTATCTAGAAGGCTCTGATCAGTATCGTGGCTGGTTTAATTCAAGTATTACGACTAGTGTAGCTATCAATGGTGTAGCGCCTTATAAAGCCGTTTTATCTCAAGGATTTACATTGGATGGCGAAGGACGTAAGATGAGTAAATCACTAGGCAATACAATTTTACCGGATAAAGTAATCAAGCAAATGGGTGCGGATATTTTACGCCTGTGGGTAAGTAGTGTAGATTATGAAGCAGATGTACGCGTATCAATGGATATCTTAAATCAAGTTTCTGAAGTATACCGCAAGATCCGTAATACAATGCGTTTCTTATTAGCGAATACGAATGATTTTGAACCGAAAGAACACACTGTTGCATATGAAGATTTACGTTCTGTGGATAAATATATGGTTGTTCGACTAAACCAAGTAATCAAAGAAATTCGTGAAAAGGGCTATGAAAAATACAATTTTATGCAGATCTATCGTTCTGTTATGAATTTCTTAACAGTTGATCTGTCTTCATTCTATTTAGATTTTGCTAAAGATGTAGTTTACATCGAAGCGGAAGATAACTACCAACGTCGTTGTATGCAAACCGTATTTTATCAAATAGCTGTTTCCTTAACAAAACTATTGACGCCAATCATCCCACATACTTCTGAGGAAATCTGGAGCTTCTTAAAAGAAGAGGAAGATTATGTTCAATTAGCTGAATTTCCAGGTTATGAAGAATTCGCAAATCAACAAGAATTATTGGATACTTGGGCAGCATTTATGGACTTTAGAGACAATGTTCTAAAAGCCTTAGAAGAAGCACGTAACTCTAAATTGATTGGTAAATCTCTAGAAGCTAAAGTAACTGTTTACCCTAATGAACAAATTCATGAGTTATTAACAGCAGTGGATGCAGATATTGCTCAATTGCTGATTGTGTCTGACTTTGAATTAGCAGCTAGAACAGCTGAAGTTCCTGAAAATGTTGAAAAATTTGATGATATGTCGATTCTTGTAGAAAAAGCAGCAGGTGAGACTTGTGATCGTTGTCGTGCGGTACGTACAGATGTTGGTGAAGATGAAAAATTACCACATTTATGCGGACGCTGTGCTACAATTGTTGAAGAAAATTACCCAGAAGCTGTAGCTGAAGGATTTGAAGAATAA
- a CDS encoding DivIVA domain-containing protein: MALTPLDIQNKNFSTKMRGYNQDDVDDFLDQVTKDYEDSLQKTRELEKSLKHAEEKLQYFNELKDALNQSIIVAQDTADKVKTSANKESEVIVTSAENTANEMISSAEKRSSNLITSAEEKAKEILTDATDRARQLAAETDDLKKKTRVFHQRLSLMLEAQLEQVKSEEWNELLKPFSSYVSDSHTVIKEVLAQELDKSDDVAAEPVAVVEEPTLEQAAIDPKAMLDLLNKDPK; the protein is encoded by the coding sequence ATGGCATTAACTCCATTAGATATTCAAAACAAAAACTTCTCTACAAAAATGAGAGGGTACAACCAAGACGATGTCGATGATTTCTTAGATCAAGTAACGAAAGATTATGAAGATTCTCTTCAAAAAACACGTGAACTTGAAAAATCATTAAAACATGCAGAAGAAAAATTACAGTATTTCAATGAACTGAAAGATGCATTGAATCAATCAATTATTGTAGCACAAGACACTGCTGATAAAGTAAAAACTAGTGCAAATAAAGAATCAGAAGTAATCGTTACGTCTGCTGAAAACACAGCGAACGAAATGATTTCATCAGCTGAAAAACGCTCAAGTAATCTTATTACCTCTGCGGAAGAAAAAGCAAAAGAAATTCTAACAGATGCAACGGATCGTGCACGTCAACTAGCTGCTGAAACAGATGATTTGAAGAAGAAAACACGTGTCTTCCATCAACGTTTAAGTTTAATGTTAGAAGCACAATTAGAACAAGTGAAAAGCGAAGAATGGAATGAATTATTAAAACCATTCTCAAGTTACGTAAGTGATTCACATACAGTAATCAAAGAAGTTTTAGCGCAAGAACTTGACAAAAGTGATGATGTTGCGGCAGAGCCAGTTGCTGTAGTAGAGGAACCAACACTTGAACAAGCTGCGATCGATCCAAAAGCAATGCTTGATTTATTAAATAAAGATCCTAAATAA
- a CDS encoding RNA-binding protein → MNANVYQHFRKDEHPFIDSVGDWLEQVESQYAPYLSDFLDPRQAYIVETLIRQNSDLSFQFYGGYEQAERKRCLIYPDYYEPKEDDFEVELLEIVYPIKFSTLSHGKVLGTLVNTGIKREYFGDIISDNDRWQVFVAKEIANFVETQVEKIGKISVRLEKRKYTEMILPKDDWTHERTTISSLRLDNLISSVYNISRQRSKQLIESGKVKVNWTENTRPDFLVDLLDIVSIRGFGRIQIQELEGKTKKDKFRLLLGVLRK, encoded by the coding sequence ATGAACGCAAATGTGTACCAACATTTTCGAAAAGATGAGCATCCTTTTATTGATTCTGTAGGCGATTGGTTAGAACAAGTTGAAAGTCAGTATGCTCCTTACTTATCAGATTTTTTAGATCCTAGACAGGCGTATATAGTAGAAACCTTGATTCGTCAGAATAGTGATCTTTCATTTCAATTTTATGGTGGGTATGAACAAGCTGAACGAAAACGTTGCCTGATTTATCCTGATTACTATGAACCAAAGGAAGACGATTTTGAAGTTGAATTACTAGAAATCGTGTATCCTATAAAATTCTCTACATTATCACATGGCAAGGTGTTGGGTACCCTAGTCAATACAGGAATAAAGCGAGAGTATTTTGGTGATATTATTTCTGATAATGACAGGTGGCAAGTATTTGTCGCTAAAGAGATAGCTAATTTTGTAGAAACTCAGGTAGAAAAAATTGGGAAAATATCAGTAAGATTAGAAAAAAGAAAATATACAGAGATGATCCTTCCAAAAGATGACTGGACACATGAGCGGACAACAATAAGTTCGTTACGTCTGGATAATTTGATCTCTAGCGTATATAATATATCTAGACAGAGATCAAAACAATTGATTGAATCTGGAAAAGTCAAAGTGAATTGGACGGAGAATACAAGACCGGATTTCTTAGTAGATCTATTAGATATAGTATCAATTAGAGGTTTTGGACGCATCCAAATTCAAGAGTTAGAGGGGAAGACGAAAAAGGACAAGTTTCGTTTGTTACTGGGAGTTCTACGAAAATAA
- a CDS encoding YggT family protein, whose protein sequence is MSIALFIFLLYTGVRIYSGVLIIYALLSWFPGAYDSMFGRLISRISEPYLSLFDRLNLNIGMIGFNVMIAIIVLNLAASGLGRILQSIM, encoded by the coding sequence ATGAGTATCGCTCTATTTATATTTCTATTATATACAGGTGTTCGAATTTATTCAGGCGTTTTAATTATATATGCATTATTATCTTGGTTTCCAGGAGCGTATGATTCTATGTTTGGCCGTTTGATTTCAAGAATTTCTGAACCTTATCTAAGCCTATTTGATCGATTAAACTTGAACATAGGTATGATTGGTTTTAATGTTATGATTGCCATCATTGTGCTGAATCTAGCTGCAAGTGGACTAGGACGAATTTTACAATCAATTATGTAA
- a CDS encoding cell division protein SepF: MSIFSKNALSSFFGLSGEDEYDNYDEYEEQKVVNQQPRQTVRQTQAQVPPRPTATEPLTEKPSARYRSTETHQDKKESRQETAFNEQKVVSMRSSNNSNSKRSQDTHNSGKPGKITIIEPRVYSEAMNIAKHIIASDAVLINFHLVEENQARRIVDFLTGTVYALDGDIQRVGDEIFLCTPSNIEIDSATAQSLAKKQMFDF; this comes from the coding sequence ATGTCAATTTTTAGTAAAAATGCGTTATCGAGCTTTTTTGGATTATCTGGTGAAGATGAATATGATAATTATGATGAATACGAAGAGCAAAAGGTAGTGAATCAACAGCCAAGACAGACGGTTCGACAAACACAAGCACAGGTACCACCAAGACCGACTGCAACTGAGCCTTTAACCGAAAAGCCATCTGCTCGTTATCGTTCAACAGAAACGCATCAAGATAAGAAAGAAAGCCGTCAGGAAACAGCATTTAATGAGCAAAAGGTTGTCTCCATGCGTAGTTCTAATAACTCAAATTCTAAACGTTCGCAAGATACACATAATTCAGGCAAACCAGGTAAAATTACAATAATTGAGCCACGAGTTTATTCTGAAGCGATGAATATTGCAAAACATATTATTGCAAGTGATGCTGTGTTGATTAATTTTCATTTAGTTGAAGAAAATCAAGCAAGAAGAATTGTGGACTTTCTTACAGGAACTGTTTACGCATTAGATGGAGACATTCAACGTGTAGGAGATGAAATTTTTCTTTGTACACCATCAAACATAGAAATCGATAGTGCTACTGCACAATCGTTAGCTAAGAAACAAATGTTTGATTTTTAG
- a CDS encoding YggS family pyridoxal phosphate-dependent enzyme: protein MLVDNLEKINQEIQLACQKAERSENDITMIAVTKSVEKDTAKKLAELGIENMAENRVDKLLEKKMVLKNFSSIKWHLIGNLQRRKVKSIINEIDYFHALDSLKLAEEIQKRAEKQISCFVEVNITGEESKHGFKSDEVIDFIEQLASFDRIKVVGLMTMAPLNASEQVLHNVFSQLKKLQLAINNQHLSYAPCTELSMGMSNDFPIAIEEGATFVRIGTAIFRGA from the coding sequence ATGCTAGTTGATAACTTAGAAAAAATAAATCAAGAAATTCAGCTAGCATGCCAAAAAGCAGAGCGATCAGAAAATGATATAACGATGATTGCCGTGACTAAATCAGTGGAAAAAGACACTGCCAAGAAGCTTGCTGAACTTGGTATTGAGAATATGGCTGAGAACCGAGTCGATAAATTATTAGAGAAAAAAATGGTACTGAAAAATTTTTCATCTATTAAGTGGCATTTGATTGGTAATTTACAGCGTAGGAAGGTAAAATCAATAATAAATGAGATAGATTATTTTCACGCTTTAGATAGTTTAAAATTAGCAGAGGAAATCCAAAAACGAGCAGAGAAGCAAATTTCCTGTTTTGTTGAGGTGAATATCACTGGTGAAGAAAGTAAACACGGATTCAAATCAGATGAAGTAATTGATTTTATTGAACAATTAGCATCATTTGATAGAATCAAAGTCGTAGGTTTGATGACTATGGCTCCGTTAAATGCTTCTGAACAAGTTCTTCACAATGTGTTTTCTCAGTTAAAAAAACTACAGTTAGCAATAAATAATCAGCATCTGTCATATGCACCATGTACAGAGCTTAGCATGGGAATGAGTAATGATTTCCCAATTGCTATTGAAGAAGGTGCAACTTTTGTACGAATCGGAACAGCAATTTTCAGAGGTGCGTAA
- the ftsZ gene encoding cell division protein FtsZ encodes MEFSLDNNINNGAVIKVIGVGGGGGNAVNRMIDENVKGVEFIAANTDVQALKNSKAETVIQLGPKYTRGLGAGSQPEVGQKAAEESEQVISDALQGADMIFITAGMGGGTGTGAAPVVAKIAKELGALTVGVVTRPFSFEGPKRGRFAAEGIALLKENVDTLLIISNNRLLEVVDKKTPMLEAFREADNVLRQGVQGISDLITAPGYVNLDFADVKTVMENQGTALMGIGVASGEDRVIEATKKAISSPLLETSIDGAEQVLLNITGGLDMTLFEAQDASDIVTSAATGDVNIILGTSINEDLGDEIRVTVIATGIDPSKKDRKPQRQNRPTQIQTVQQAPVLDMEQSKPSQPQPQEETSAFGDWDIRREQNVRPKVEDTTFENVEKKDFETFHREEPSQNNDDELNTPPFFRRKR; translated from the coding sequence ATGGAATTTTCTTTAGATAATAACATTAACAATGGCGCTGTCATCAAAGTTATCGGTGTAGGCGGTGGCGGCGGCAACGCTGTTAACCGTATGATCGATGAAAACGTCAAAGGCGTTGAATTCATCGCTGCAAATACAGATGTACAAGCTCTTAAAAACTCAAAAGCTGAAACAGTGATCCAACTTGGACCTAAATATACTCGTGGTTTGGGAGCAGGTTCTCAACCAGAAGTTGGTCAAAAAGCTGCAGAAGAAAGCGAACAAGTTATTTCAGACGCTTTACAAGGAGCAGATATGATTTTTATCACTGCTGGTATGGGCGGAGGAACAGGAACGGGTGCTGCTCCTGTAGTTGCTAAAATCGCCAAAGAATTAGGCGCATTAACAGTAGGTGTTGTTACAAGACCATTTAGCTTTGAAGGACCAAAACGCGGACGCTTTGCGGCAGAAGGTATTGCTCTTTTGAAAGAAAATGTTGATACATTACTGATTATTTCAAACAACCGTCTATTAGAAGTTGTTGATAAGAAGACACCAATGCTTGAAGCATTCCGTGAAGCTGACAATGTATTACGTCAAGGAGTACAAGGTATTTCAGATTTGATCACAGCTCCAGGGTATGTTAACTTGGACTTTGCTGATGTGAAGACAGTTATGGAAAACCAAGGAACTGCATTGATGGGAATCGGTGTTGCAAGCGGTGAAGACCGTGTGATCGAAGCAACTAAGAAAGCTATTTCTTCTCCATTATTAGAAACATCTATTGATGGTGCAGAACAAGTATTATTAAATATCACTGGTGGCTTAGATATGACATTATTTGAAGCACAAGACGCTTCTGATATCGTAACAAGCGCTGCAACAGGTGATGTAAATATTATTTTAGGTACTTCAATCAATGAAGATCTAGGCGATGAGATCCGTGTCACTGTTATTGCGACAGGAATCGATCCTTCTAAAAAAGATCGTAAACCTCAACGTCAAAATAGACCTACTCAAATCCAAACGGTTCAACAAGCACCAGTATTGGATATGGAACAATCAAAACCATCACAACCGCAACCTCAAGAAGAGACAAGCGCTTTTGGTGATTGGGATATCCGTCGTGAACAAAACGTACGACCTAAAGTCGAAGATACAACATTTGAAAATGTTGAGAAAAAAGATTTTGAAACATTTCATCGTGAAGAGCCATCACAAAATAATGACGATGAATTAAACACACCACCATTTTTCCGCAGAAAAAGATAG
- the ftsA gene encoding cell division protein FtsA, producing the protein MAKTGMYVGLDIGTTSVKVVVAEFIEGQMNIIGVGNAKSDGLNRGIIVDIDKTVNAIQRAVRQAEEKAGIQIKSVNVGLPANLLEVESCQGMIAVSSESKEITDEDVRNVASAALVRSTPPERQIVAILPQEFTVDGFEGIKDPRGMIGVRLEMFGVVFTGPKTIIHNTRKCVEKAGLTVNELVIMPLALTETVLSDGEKDFGTIVIDMGGGQTTTSVMHDKQLKFTHVNQEGGEFVTKDVSIVLNTSFNNAEALKINYGDAYPERTSVSEEFPVDVIGKSEPVKVDERYLSEVIEARVEQIFKKSKEVLDEIDALELPGGVILTGGGASLPGVVDLAQEIFDASVKLYVPNHMGLRNPVFTNVISIVEYSAQLNDIYHIAKGAIPGEKIKSSQPIAVQQEVQYDTYTETPQDNYDDSEIHESGEKVTGKIKDFFSNIFD; encoded by the coding sequence ATGGCAAAGACAGGAATGTATGTAGGCCTTGATATCGGTACAACATCAGTGAAAGTTGTAGTAGCTGAGTTTATCGAAGGTCAAATGAATATCATCGGCGTAGGAAACGCAAAATCTGATGGATTAAATCGAGGGATCATTGTCGATATCGATAAAACAGTAAATGCGATTCAAAGAGCAGTAAGACAAGCAGAAGAAAAAGCGGGAATTCAAATTAAAAGTGTGAATGTGGGGTTACCAGCAAACTTACTTGAAGTTGAAAGTTGCCAAGGAATGATCGCTGTAAGTAGTGAGTCAAAAGAAATCACTGATGAAGATGTACGAAACGTAGCATCGGCAGCACTGGTTCGTTCAACTCCTCCTGAACGTCAAATCGTAGCAATCTTGCCTCAAGAATTTACAGTAGATGGATTTGAAGGAATCAAAGATCCTAGAGGAATGATCGGCGTTCGTTTAGAAATGTTTGGAGTAGTTTTCACTGGACCCAAAACAATCATTCACAATACTAGAAAATGTGTTGAAAAAGCTGGCTTAACAGTCAATGAATTAGTTATTATGCCATTAGCATTAACTGAAACAGTTCTTTCAGATGGGGAAAAAGATTTTGGTACGATCGTTATTGATATGGGCGGCGGACAAACAACAACCTCAGTGATGCATGATAAACAATTGAAATTCACTCATGTGAACCAAGAAGGTGGCGAGTTTGTCACTAAAGATGTCTCTATTGTATTAAATACATCATTCAATAATGCTGAAGCGTTGAAGATCAATTATGGTGATGCTTATCCTGAAAGAACATCAGTCAGTGAAGAGTTTCCTGTTGATGTGATCGGTAAGTCTGAACCTGTAAAAGTTGATGAACGTTATCTTTCAGAAGTAATTGAAGCCAGAGTAGAACAAATCTTTAAAAAATCTAAAGAAGTATTAGACGAAATTGATGCTTTAGAGCTTCCAGGCGGAGTAATCTTAACTGGTGGCGGGGCAAGCCTTCCAGGTGTTGTTGATTTAGCACAAGAAATCTTTGATGCAAGCGTAAAATTATACGTACCTAATCATATGGGGTTACGTAACCCAGTATTTACAAATGTGATTAGCATTGTAGAATATTCTGCGCAGCTAAATGACATTTACCATATTGCTAAAGGTGCGATTCCAGGTGAGAAGATCAAATCATCACAGCCAATCGCAGTTCAGCAAGAGGTGCAGTACGATACTTATACAGAAACACCTCAAGATAATTACGACGATTCTGAAATACATGAATCTGGTGAAAAAGTTACTGGCAAAATCAAAGACTTCTTCTCAAACATTTTTGACTAA
- a CDS encoding cell division protein FtsQ/DivIB, whose product MTPWQKENLEYLKTQGDQPVWNPSVISNENTEQESEEDEEAEADDSHSEETETEEKQKKTYESFADRLPKIKKIRNKRLYRRLTLIISVFFIAILIVLYFVSPLSKLGNVSVTGSKSVDSEKIIAQSKLEKGKSLWEQFGDRKIYEEKIKRQIPRVKQASISLNGINSFNIKIEEYKVVALESVNNIFHPILENGKILPEEMNAPVSGMPVFKNFKDQSIIKSLMNSYNKLPDDLKQNISEIRYAPSKANKELINLHMKDANEVIVNISQLEEKMAYYSKVASQMEKSGIIDMEVGIFSYPFNNGETEESIEESSQALE is encoded by the coding sequence TTGACCCCGTGGCAAAAAGAAAACTTAGAGTATTTAAAAACGCAAGGCGATCAGCCAGTATGGAATCCTTCCGTAATATCTAATGAAAATACAGAGCAAGAATCTGAGGAAGATGAAGAAGCTGAAGCAGACGACTCACATTCCGAAGAAACTGAAACAGAAGAAAAACAAAAGAAAACTTACGAATCTTTTGCAGACCGCTTACCAAAGATAAAAAAAATACGAAATAAACGATTGTATCGACGATTGACTTTGATTATTTCCGTATTTTTTATTGCAATATTGATTGTACTTTATTTTGTTTCTCCACTTAGTAAGTTAGGGAATGTCAGTGTAACAGGAAGTAAATCTGTTGATAGTGAAAAAATCATTGCCCAATCTAAACTAGAAAAAGGCAAGAGTTTATGGGAACAATTTGGCGATAGAAAGATTTATGAAGAAAAAATCAAGCGCCAAATACCGCGCGTAAAACAAGCAAGCATTTCGTTGAATGGAATCAACTCATTTAATATAAAAATTGAAGAATATAAAGTAGTTGCTTTAGAATCTGTAAATAATATTTTTCATCCTATTCTAGAAAATGGGAAAATTTTGCCAGAAGAAATGAATGCGCCTGTAAGCGGTATGCCAGTTTTCAAAAATTTTAAAGATCAGTCGATCATTAAAAGCTTAATGAATTCTTATAATAAATTGCCAGATGATTTAAAGCAAAATATATCAGAAATTCGCTATGCACCATCTAAGGCAAATAAAGAATTGATTAATCTCCACATGAAAGATGCCAACGAAGTAATCGTCAATATTTCACAATTAGAGGAGAAAATGGCGTATTATAGTAAGGTTGCAAGTCAAATGGAGAAGTCAGGAATCATCGATATGGAAGTCGGGATTTTCTCATATCCTTTTAATAATGGGGAAACTGAGGAAAGCATTGAAGAATCTTCGCAAGCGCTAGAATAA